A stretch of the Manis pentadactyla isolate mManPen7 chromosome 16, mManPen7.hap1, whole genome shotgun sequence genome encodes the following:
- the EHMT2 gene encoding histone-lysine N-methyltransferase EHMT2 isoform X1, whose amino-acid sequence MLRGCNGAGGPGRDLQQSGGPAPGADEGTRGWEVGGVGTETRMQPPAAPEWAAGSGAPGARARGTRGRPPGWGSAGPGGVGARGPRGLGDKGGAARAAGRRGRGRGAEAPPPPPPLFSVSEIRGLPRGRGLMRARGRGRAVPPGSRGRGRGGLHRARGRPRSLLSLPRAQASWAPQLTTGLTSPPIPCVPFQGEAPTEMGALVLEKEPRGAAERVHGSLGDTPRSEETLPKANPDSLEPAGPSSPASVTVTVGDEGADTPVGAIPLVGDEPENLEGDGDLHGGRLLLGHATKSFPSSPSKGGACPSRAKMSMTGAGKSPPSVHSLAMRLLSMPGAQGMAAGGPEPLPTTTNLEGQPKVHRARKTMSKPGNGQPPVPEKRPPEVQHFRMSDDVHSLGKVTSDVAKRRKLNSGGGLPEVLSSARRSGEVTLDKGDPRSLEEWETVVGDDFSLYYDSYSVDERVDSDSKSEVDALAEQLSEEEEEEEEEEEEEEEEEEEEEEEESGNQSDRSGSSGRRKAKKKWRKDSPWVKPSRKRRKREPPRAKEPRGVNGVGSSGPSEYMEVPLGSLELPSEGTLSPNHAGVSNDTSSLETERGFEELPLCSCRMEAPKIDRISERAGHKCMATESVDGELSGCSAAILKRETMRPSSRVALMVLCETHRARMVKHHCCPGCGYFCTAGTFLECHPDFRVAHRFHKACVSQLNGMVFCPHCGEDASEAQEVTIPRGDGTTPPAGTAAPVPPPLAQDAPGRADTSQPSARMRGHGEPRRPPCDPLADTIDSSGPSLTLPNGGCLSAVGLPPGPGREALEKALVIQESERRKKLRFHPRQLYLSVKQGELQKVILMLLDNLDPNFQSDQQSKRTPLHAAAQKGSVEICHVLLQAGANINAVDKQQRTPLMEAVVNNHLQVARYMVQRGGCVYSKEEDGSTCLHHAAKIGNLEMVSLLLSTGQVDVNAQDSGGWTPIIWAAEHKHIEVIRMLLTRGADVTLTDNEENICLHWASFTGSAAIAEVLLNARCNLHAVNYHGDTPLHIAARESYHDCVLLFLSRGANPELRNKEGDTAWDLTPERSDVWFALQLNRKLRLGVGNRAIRTEKIICRDVARGYENVPIPCVNGVDGEPCPEDYKYISENCETSTMNIDRNITHLQHCTCVDDCSSSNCLCGQLSIRCWYDKDGRLLQEFNKIEPPLIFECNQACSCWRNCKNRVVQSGIKVRLQLYRTAKMGWGVRALQTIPQGTFICEYVGELISDAEADVREDDSYLFDLDNKDGEVYCIDARYYGNISRFINHLCDPNIIPVRVFMLHQDLRFPRIAFFSSRDIRTGEELGFDYGDRFWDIKSKYFTCQCGSEKCKHSAEAIALEQSRLARLDPHPELLPELSSLPPVNP is encoded by the exons ATGCTCCGGGGGTGCAACGGGGCCGGGGGGCCCGGGCGGGACTTGCAGCAATCCGGAGGGCCAGCACCGGGGGCGGATGAGGGGAccagggggtgggaggtggggggagtgggcaCGGAGACGCGCATGCAGCCGCCGGCTGCCCCCGAGTGGGCAGCGGGCTCCGGAGCCCCAGGAGCACGCGCAAGGGGCACTAGGGGCCGTCCACCGGGCTGGGGGTCAGCGGGCCCTGGAGGGGTTGGTGCCCGGGGTCCCCGCGGCCTGGGGGACAAAGGGGGAGCAGCGCGTGCAGCcgggaggagggggcggggccggggcgctgaggccccgcccccgccccctcctCTCTTCTCGGTCTCTGAGATTCGGGGTCTACCGAGAGGGAGGGGGCTGATGCGGGCCCGGGGGAGGGGTCGAGCGGTCCCACCGGGCAGCCGAGGCCGCGGGAGGGGGGGTCTCCATAGAGCAAGAGGTAGGCCCCGGAGCCTGCTCTCTCTTCCCAGGGCCCAGGCATCCTGGGCCCCCCAACTTACTACTGGGCTGACCAGCCCTCCTATCCCTTGTGTCCCCTTCCAGGGGGAGGCCCCCACTGAGATGGGGGCGCTGGTGCTAGAGAAGGAGCCTCGAGGAGCCGCTGAGAGAG TTCATGGCTCTTTAGGAGACACCCCTCGGAGTGAGGAGACCTTGCCCAAGGCCAACCCTGACTCTTTGGAGCCTGCTGGCCCCTCATCCCCAGCCTCTGTTACTGTCACTGTAGGCGATGAGGGGGCTGATACCCCTGTAGGGGCCATACCTCTCGTTGGGGATGAACCTGAGAATCTGGAGGGAGATGGGGACCTCCATGGGGGCCGCCTCCTGCTGG GTCATGCCACAAAATCATTCCCGTCTTCCCCCAGCAAGGGGGGTGCCTGTCCCAGCCGAGCCAAGATGTCAATGACAGGGGCCGGAAAATCACCGCCATCGGTTCACAGTTTGGCAATGAGGCTGCTGAGTATGCCGGGAGCCCAGGGAATGGCAGCAGGAGGCCCTGAACCCCTGCCCACCACAACCAACCTGGAGGGGCAACCCAAGGTCCACCGAGCCAGGAAAACCATGTCCAAACCAGGAAATGGACAG cccccagtcccTGAGAAGCGGCCCCCTGAAGTGCAGCATTTCCGCATGAGTGATGACGTGCACTCGCTGGGGAAGGTGACCTCAG aTGTGGCCAAAAGGAGGAAGCTGAACTCTGGCGGTGGCCTG CCTGAGGTGTTGAGTTCTGCCCGGAGGTCAGGAGAGGTGACCCTGGACAAGGGGGACCCCAGGTCCTTGGAGGAGTGGGAGACAGTGGTGGGGGATGACTTCAGTCTCTACTATGACTCCTACTCTGTGGATGAGCGTGTGGATTCTGACAGCAAG TCTGAGGTTGACGCTCTGGCTGAACAACTgagtgaggaagaggaggaagaggaggaagaagaagaggaagaggaggaagaggaagaagaagaggaagaggaggaatccGGCAATCAGTCTGACAGA agTGGTTCCAGTGGCCGGCGCAAAGCCAAGAAGAAATGGCGGAAGGACAGCCCATGGGTGAAGCCGTCACGGAAACGGCGGAAACGGGAGCCTCCAAGGGCCAAGGAGCCACGAG gAGTGAATGGTGTGGGCTCCTCAGGCCCCAGTGAGTACATGGAGGTCCCTCTGGGGTCCCTGGAGCTGCCCAGCGAGGGGACCCTCTCCCCCAACCATGCTG GGGTGTCCAATGACACGTCTTCTCTGGAGACAGAGCGTGGGTTTGAGGAGTTGCCCCTCTGCAGCTGCCGCATGGAGGCACCCAAGATTGACCGCATCAGTGAGAGAGCGGGGCACAAGTGCATGGCCACGGAGAGTGTGGATGGAGAG CTGTCCGGCTGCAGCGCTGCAATCCTCAAGCGAGAGACCATGAGGCCATCAAGCCGCGTAGCACTGATGGTGCTCTGTGAGACCCACCGCGCTCGCATGGTCAAACACCACTGCTGCCCGGGCTGTGGCTACTTCTGTACGGCG GGTACCTTTCTGGAGTGCCACCCCGACTTCCGTGTGGCCCACCGCTTCCACAAGGCCTGTGTGTCCCAGCTGAATGGGATGGTCTTCTGTCCCCACTGTGGGGAGGATGCGTCTGAGGCCCAGGAGGTGACCATTCCCCGCGGGGATGGGACGACCCCACCAGCTGGCACTGCAGCTCCTGTCCCCCCACCCCTGGCCCAGGATGCCCCTGGGAGAGCGGACACTTCCCAGCCCAG TGCCCGGATGCGGGGTCATGGGGAGCCCCGGCGCCCACCCTGTGACCCCCTGGCTGACACCATCGACAGCTCGGGGCCCTCCCTGACCCTGCCCAATGGAGGCTGCCTCTCAGCTGTGGGGCTGCCACCTGGGCCAGGCCGCGAGGCCCTGGAGAAGGCCCTGGTTATCCAGGAGTCAGAGAG GCGGAAGAAACTCCGTTTCCACCCCCGGCAGTTGTACCTGTCAGTGAAGCAGGGGGAGCTGCAGAAGGTGATCCTGATGCTGT TGGACAACCTGGACCCCAACTTCCAGAGCGACCAGCAGAGCAAGCGTACACCCCTGCACGCGGCCGCCCAGAAGGGCTCCGTGGAGATCTGCCACGTGCTGCTGCAG GCTGGAGCCAACATCAATGCGGTGGATAAGCAGCAGCGGACGCCGTTGATGGAGGCCGTGGTGAACAACCACCTGCAAGTGGCACGCTACATGGTGCAGCGTGGCGGCTGCGTCTACAGCAAG GAGGAGGATGGCTCCACTTGCCTCCACCACGCAGCCAAGATCGGGAACCTGGAGATGGTGAGCCTGCTGCTCAGCACGGGACAGGTGGACGTCAATGCCCAG GACAGTGGGGGATGGACACCCATCATCTGGGCCGCAGAGCATAAGCATATCGAGGTGATCCGCATGTTGCTGACACGGGGTGCCGATGTCACCCTCACCGACAAT GAGGAAAACATCTGCCTGCACTGGGCCTCCTTCACTGGCAGCGCAGCCATCGCTGAGGTCCTCCTGAATGCTCGCTGCAACCTCCATGCTGTCAACTACCACGGGGACACGCCCCTGCACATCGCTGCCCGGGAGAGCTACCATGACTGTGTGCT GTTGTTCCTGTCACGCGGAGCAAACCCTGAGCTGCGGAACAAGGAAGGGGACACAGCATGGGACCTGACTCCTGAACGCTCTGATGTGTGGTTTGCGCTCCAGCTCAACCGGAAGCTTCGACTCGGGGTGGGAAACAGGGCCATCCGCACTGAGAAGATCATCTGTCG GGATGTGGCTCGAGGCTATGAGAATGTGCCCATTCCCTGTGTCAATGGCGTGGACGGGGAGCCTTGCCCTGAGGATTACAAGTACATCTCGGAGAACTGTGAGACGTCCACCATGAACATTGACCGCAACATCACCCACCTGCAG CACTGCACGTGTGTGGATGACTGCTCCAGCTCCAATTGCCTGTGCGGCCAGCTTAGCATTCGCTGCTGGTATGACAAG GATGGGCGGCTGCTCCAGGAATTTAACAAGATCGAGCCTCCACTGATTTTTGAGTGTAACCAGGCATGCTCCTGTTGGAGAAACTGCAAGAACCGGGTCGTACAGAGTGGCATCAA ggTGCGACTGCAGCTCTACCGAACAGCCAAGATGGGCTGGGGGGTCCGCGCCCTGCAGACCATCCCCCAGGGGACCTTCATCTGCga GTATGTCGGAGAACTGATCTCCGATGCCGAGGCTGATGTGAGAGAGGATGATTCTTATCTCTTTGACTTAGACAACAAG GATGGAGAGGTGTACTGCATTGATGCCCGTTACTATGGCAACATCAGCCGCTTCATCAACCACCTGTGTGACCCCAACATCATCCCTGTCCGGGTCTTCATGCTGCACCAGGACCTGCGGTTCCCACGCATTGCCTTCTTCAGTTCCAGAGACATCCGGACTggggaggagctggg GTTTGACTACGGTGACCGCTTCTGGGACATCAAAAGCAAGTATTTCACATGCCAGTGTGGCTCTGAGAAGTGCAAGCACTCAGCTGAGGCCATTGCCCTGGAGCAGAGCCGCCTGGCCCGCCTGGATCCCCACCCTGAGTTGCTGCCTGAGCTCAGCTCCCTGCCCCCTGTCAACCCCTGA
- the EHMT2 gene encoding histone-lysine N-methyltransferase EHMT2 isoform X2 — protein sequence MLRGCNGAGGPGRDLQQSGGPAPGADEGTRGWEVGGVGTETRMQPPAAPEWAAGSGAPGARARGTRGRPPGWGSAGPGGVGARGPRGLGDKGGAARAAGRRGRGRGAEAPPPPPPLFSVSEIRGLPRGRGLMRARGRGRAVPPGSRGRGRGGLHRARGRPRSLLSLPRAQASWAPQLTTGLTSPPIPCVPFQGEAPTEMGALVLEKEPRGAAERVHGSLGDTPRSEETLPKANPDSLEPAGPSSPASVTVTVGDEGADTPVGAIPLVGDEPENLEGDGDLHGGRLLLGHATKSFPSSPSKGGACPSRAKMSMTGAGKSPPSVHSLAMRLLSMPGAQGMAAGGPEPLPTTTNLEGQPKVHRARKTMSKPGNGQPPVPEKRPPEVQHFRMSDDVHSLGKVTSDVAKRRKLNSGGGLPEVLSSARRSGEVTLDKGDPRSLEEWETVVGDDFSLYYDSYSVDERVDSDSKSEVDALAEQLSEEEEEEEEEEEEEEEEEEEEEEEESGNQSDRSGSSGRRKAKKKWRKDSPWVKPSRKRRKREPPRAKEPRGVSNDTSSLETERGFEELPLCSCRMEAPKIDRISERAGHKCMATESVDGELSGCSAAILKRETMRPSSRVALMVLCETHRARMVKHHCCPGCGYFCTAGTFLECHPDFRVAHRFHKACVSQLNGMVFCPHCGEDASEAQEVTIPRGDGTTPPAGTAAPVPPPLAQDAPGRADTSQPSARMRGHGEPRRPPCDPLADTIDSSGPSLTLPNGGCLSAVGLPPGPGREALEKALVIQESERRKKLRFHPRQLYLSVKQGELQKVILMLLDNLDPNFQSDQQSKRTPLHAAAQKGSVEICHVLLQAGANINAVDKQQRTPLMEAVVNNHLQVARYMVQRGGCVYSKEEDGSTCLHHAAKIGNLEMVSLLLSTGQVDVNAQDSGGWTPIIWAAEHKHIEVIRMLLTRGADVTLTDNEENICLHWASFTGSAAIAEVLLNARCNLHAVNYHGDTPLHIAARESYHDCVLLFLSRGANPELRNKEGDTAWDLTPERSDVWFALQLNRKLRLGVGNRAIRTEKIICRDVARGYENVPIPCVNGVDGEPCPEDYKYISENCETSTMNIDRNITHLQHCTCVDDCSSSNCLCGQLSIRCWYDKDGRLLQEFNKIEPPLIFECNQACSCWRNCKNRVVQSGIKVRLQLYRTAKMGWGVRALQTIPQGTFICEYVGELISDAEADVREDDSYLFDLDNKDGEVYCIDARYYGNISRFINHLCDPNIIPVRVFMLHQDLRFPRIAFFSSRDIRTGEELGFDYGDRFWDIKSKYFTCQCGSEKCKHSAEAIALEQSRLARLDPHPELLPELSSLPPVNP from the exons ATGCTCCGGGGGTGCAACGGGGCCGGGGGGCCCGGGCGGGACTTGCAGCAATCCGGAGGGCCAGCACCGGGGGCGGATGAGGGGAccagggggtgggaggtggggggagtgggcaCGGAGACGCGCATGCAGCCGCCGGCTGCCCCCGAGTGGGCAGCGGGCTCCGGAGCCCCAGGAGCACGCGCAAGGGGCACTAGGGGCCGTCCACCGGGCTGGGGGTCAGCGGGCCCTGGAGGGGTTGGTGCCCGGGGTCCCCGCGGCCTGGGGGACAAAGGGGGAGCAGCGCGTGCAGCcgggaggagggggcggggccggggcgctgaggccccgcccccgccccctcctCTCTTCTCGGTCTCTGAGATTCGGGGTCTACCGAGAGGGAGGGGGCTGATGCGGGCCCGGGGGAGGGGTCGAGCGGTCCCACCGGGCAGCCGAGGCCGCGGGAGGGGGGGTCTCCATAGAGCAAGAGGTAGGCCCCGGAGCCTGCTCTCTCTTCCCAGGGCCCAGGCATCCTGGGCCCCCCAACTTACTACTGGGCTGACCAGCCCTCCTATCCCTTGTGTCCCCTTCCAGGGGGAGGCCCCCACTGAGATGGGGGCGCTGGTGCTAGAGAAGGAGCCTCGAGGAGCCGCTGAGAGAG TTCATGGCTCTTTAGGAGACACCCCTCGGAGTGAGGAGACCTTGCCCAAGGCCAACCCTGACTCTTTGGAGCCTGCTGGCCCCTCATCCCCAGCCTCTGTTACTGTCACTGTAGGCGATGAGGGGGCTGATACCCCTGTAGGGGCCATACCTCTCGTTGGGGATGAACCTGAGAATCTGGAGGGAGATGGGGACCTCCATGGGGGCCGCCTCCTGCTGG GTCATGCCACAAAATCATTCCCGTCTTCCCCCAGCAAGGGGGGTGCCTGTCCCAGCCGAGCCAAGATGTCAATGACAGGGGCCGGAAAATCACCGCCATCGGTTCACAGTTTGGCAATGAGGCTGCTGAGTATGCCGGGAGCCCAGGGAATGGCAGCAGGAGGCCCTGAACCCCTGCCCACCACAACCAACCTGGAGGGGCAACCCAAGGTCCACCGAGCCAGGAAAACCATGTCCAAACCAGGAAATGGACAG cccccagtcccTGAGAAGCGGCCCCCTGAAGTGCAGCATTTCCGCATGAGTGATGACGTGCACTCGCTGGGGAAGGTGACCTCAG aTGTGGCCAAAAGGAGGAAGCTGAACTCTGGCGGTGGCCTG CCTGAGGTGTTGAGTTCTGCCCGGAGGTCAGGAGAGGTGACCCTGGACAAGGGGGACCCCAGGTCCTTGGAGGAGTGGGAGACAGTGGTGGGGGATGACTTCAGTCTCTACTATGACTCCTACTCTGTGGATGAGCGTGTGGATTCTGACAGCAAG TCTGAGGTTGACGCTCTGGCTGAACAACTgagtgaggaagaggaggaagaggaggaagaagaagaggaagaggaggaagaggaagaagaagaggaagaggaggaatccGGCAATCAGTCTGACAGA agTGGTTCCAGTGGCCGGCGCAAAGCCAAGAAGAAATGGCGGAAGGACAGCCCATGGGTGAAGCCGTCACGGAAACGGCGGAAACGGGAGCCTCCAAGGGCCAAGGAGCCACGAG GGGTGTCCAATGACACGTCTTCTCTGGAGACAGAGCGTGGGTTTGAGGAGTTGCCCCTCTGCAGCTGCCGCATGGAGGCACCCAAGATTGACCGCATCAGTGAGAGAGCGGGGCACAAGTGCATGGCCACGGAGAGTGTGGATGGAGAG CTGTCCGGCTGCAGCGCTGCAATCCTCAAGCGAGAGACCATGAGGCCATCAAGCCGCGTAGCACTGATGGTGCTCTGTGAGACCCACCGCGCTCGCATGGTCAAACACCACTGCTGCCCGGGCTGTGGCTACTTCTGTACGGCG GGTACCTTTCTGGAGTGCCACCCCGACTTCCGTGTGGCCCACCGCTTCCACAAGGCCTGTGTGTCCCAGCTGAATGGGATGGTCTTCTGTCCCCACTGTGGGGAGGATGCGTCTGAGGCCCAGGAGGTGACCATTCCCCGCGGGGATGGGACGACCCCACCAGCTGGCACTGCAGCTCCTGTCCCCCCACCCCTGGCCCAGGATGCCCCTGGGAGAGCGGACACTTCCCAGCCCAG TGCCCGGATGCGGGGTCATGGGGAGCCCCGGCGCCCACCCTGTGACCCCCTGGCTGACACCATCGACAGCTCGGGGCCCTCCCTGACCCTGCCCAATGGAGGCTGCCTCTCAGCTGTGGGGCTGCCACCTGGGCCAGGCCGCGAGGCCCTGGAGAAGGCCCTGGTTATCCAGGAGTCAGAGAG GCGGAAGAAACTCCGTTTCCACCCCCGGCAGTTGTACCTGTCAGTGAAGCAGGGGGAGCTGCAGAAGGTGATCCTGATGCTGT TGGACAACCTGGACCCCAACTTCCAGAGCGACCAGCAGAGCAAGCGTACACCCCTGCACGCGGCCGCCCAGAAGGGCTCCGTGGAGATCTGCCACGTGCTGCTGCAG GCTGGAGCCAACATCAATGCGGTGGATAAGCAGCAGCGGACGCCGTTGATGGAGGCCGTGGTGAACAACCACCTGCAAGTGGCACGCTACATGGTGCAGCGTGGCGGCTGCGTCTACAGCAAG GAGGAGGATGGCTCCACTTGCCTCCACCACGCAGCCAAGATCGGGAACCTGGAGATGGTGAGCCTGCTGCTCAGCACGGGACAGGTGGACGTCAATGCCCAG GACAGTGGGGGATGGACACCCATCATCTGGGCCGCAGAGCATAAGCATATCGAGGTGATCCGCATGTTGCTGACACGGGGTGCCGATGTCACCCTCACCGACAAT GAGGAAAACATCTGCCTGCACTGGGCCTCCTTCACTGGCAGCGCAGCCATCGCTGAGGTCCTCCTGAATGCTCGCTGCAACCTCCATGCTGTCAACTACCACGGGGACACGCCCCTGCACATCGCTGCCCGGGAGAGCTACCATGACTGTGTGCT GTTGTTCCTGTCACGCGGAGCAAACCCTGAGCTGCGGAACAAGGAAGGGGACACAGCATGGGACCTGACTCCTGAACGCTCTGATGTGTGGTTTGCGCTCCAGCTCAACCGGAAGCTTCGACTCGGGGTGGGAAACAGGGCCATCCGCACTGAGAAGATCATCTGTCG GGATGTGGCTCGAGGCTATGAGAATGTGCCCATTCCCTGTGTCAATGGCGTGGACGGGGAGCCTTGCCCTGAGGATTACAAGTACATCTCGGAGAACTGTGAGACGTCCACCATGAACATTGACCGCAACATCACCCACCTGCAG CACTGCACGTGTGTGGATGACTGCTCCAGCTCCAATTGCCTGTGCGGCCAGCTTAGCATTCGCTGCTGGTATGACAAG GATGGGCGGCTGCTCCAGGAATTTAACAAGATCGAGCCTCCACTGATTTTTGAGTGTAACCAGGCATGCTCCTGTTGGAGAAACTGCAAGAACCGGGTCGTACAGAGTGGCATCAA ggTGCGACTGCAGCTCTACCGAACAGCCAAGATGGGCTGGGGGGTCCGCGCCCTGCAGACCATCCCCCAGGGGACCTTCATCTGCga GTATGTCGGAGAACTGATCTCCGATGCCGAGGCTGATGTGAGAGAGGATGATTCTTATCTCTTTGACTTAGACAACAAG GATGGAGAGGTGTACTGCATTGATGCCCGTTACTATGGCAACATCAGCCGCTTCATCAACCACCTGTGTGACCCCAACATCATCCCTGTCCGGGTCTTCATGCTGCACCAGGACCTGCGGTTCCCACGCATTGCCTTCTTCAGTTCCAGAGACATCCGGACTggggaggagctggg GTTTGACTACGGTGACCGCTTCTGGGACATCAAAAGCAAGTATTTCACATGCCAGTGTGGCTCTGAGAAGTGCAAGCACTCAGCTGAGGCCATTGCCCTGGAGCAGAGCCGCCTGGCCCGCCTGGATCCCCACCCTGAGTTGCTGCCTGAGCTCAGCTCCCTGCCCCCTGTCAACCCCTGA